In Miscanthus floridulus cultivar M001 chromosome 5, ASM1932011v1, whole genome shotgun sequence, one genomic interval encodes:
- the LOC136452958 gene encoding GATA transcription factor 12-like encodes MEAAAAAAEYGYYGGGAGPRERKTAGCGDHFVVDDLLALPYDDDEEGVGEAGAGDGGEAPPCLQPVDAHGVVGLVKEERGLAGNFSADSSTVTAQDSCSNSFSGLADGDFPGEFCEPYDQLAELEWLSNYMGEGEETFAAEDLEKLKLISGGFSPALPPAPVAPAAAASAAAAASAAQPGMFLPEAPVPAKARSKRSRAAPGNWSSRLLVLPPTPASPPSPASMAAISPAESGISAPQTFPAKKPSKKKDAAPAAPPSSVSAAAQPGPGGVGSSAEGRRCLHCETDRTPQWRTGPMGPKTLCNACGVRYKSGRLVPEYRPAASPTFVMSKHSNSHRKVLELRRQKEVVQQPHPHVIGGGGGPAGGLMRMQSAMLFDGPSAPPIVAAGDDLLIHHHLGTADYRQLI; translated from the exons AtggaggcggcagcggcggcagccGAGTACGGGTACTACGGCGGAGGCGCGGGCCCACGCGAGAGGAAGACCGCGGGGTGCGGGGACCACTTCGTCGTGGACGACCTCCTCGCGCTACcgtacgacgacgacgaggaaggGGTCGGCGAGGCGGGGGCAGGCGACGGCGGCGAGGCCCCGCCGTGCCTGCAGCCTGTCGACGCCCACGGAGTCGTAGGCCTCGTCAAGGAGGAGCGCGGCCTCGCCGGCAATTTCTCGGCCGACTCGTCCACCGTCACGGCCCAGGACAGCTGCAGCAACTCCTTCTCTGGGCTAGCCGACGGCGACTTCCCGGGGGAATTCTGCGAGCCG TACGATCAACTGGCGGAGCTGGAATGGCTATCCAACTACATGGGCGAGGGCGAGGAAACTTTCGCCGCGGAGGACCTCGAGAAGCTGAAGCTCATTTCCGGCGGGTTCTCCCCGGCTCTGCCACCAGCTCCCGTGGCCCCTGCGGCCGCAGcttcagccgccgccgccgcctctgcggCACAGCCCGGTATGTTCCTCCCGGAGGCGCCGGTTCCCGCAAAGGCCCGTAGCAAGCGCTCCCGCGCGGCTCCGGGCAACTGGTCGTCACGGTTGCTCGTGCTCCCGCCGACCCCGGCCTCACCACCGTCCCCGGCGTCCATGGCCGCCATCTCGCCGGCGGAGTCCGGCATCTCGGCGCCGCAGACGTTCCCCGCCAAGAAGCCGTCGAAGAAGAAAGACGCGGCGCCAGCAGCGCCGCCCTCGAGCGTGTCCGCGGCAGCACAGCCCGGGCCCGGCGGCGTCGGCTCGTCGGCAGAAGGGCGGCGTTGCCTGCACTGCGAGACGGACAGGACGCCGCAGTGGAGGACCGGGCCCATGGGCCCCAAGACGCTGTGCAACGCGTGCGGGGTGCGGTACAAGTCGGGCCGGCTGGTGCCGGAGTACCGGCCCGCGGCGAGCCCCACCTTCGTGATGTCCAAGCACTCCAACTCGCACCGTAAGGTGCTGGAGCTGCGCCGCCAGAAGGAGGTGGTGCAGCAGCCGCACCCGCATGtgatcggcggcggcggtggtcctGCAGGCGGGCTGATGCGCATGCAGAGCGCGATGCTGTTCGACGGGCCGTCGGCGCCCCCAATCGTCGCCGCCGGCGACGACCTTTTGATCCACCACCACTTAGGGACAGCAGACTACCGGCAGCTCATCTAG